Part of the Vigna unguiculata cultivar IT97K-499-35 chromosome 3, ASM411807v1, whole genome shotgun sequence genome, CAGTATTTAATTGCAGAGTTGTACTGAAGTACACAAAGTAGTAAACGAGAAATATGCTACTGAAAAAGAACTGTTTTTACATGGAATGGAGTGTGTACATAAGGGCATGAAACATCATATTCACCCATCAGCCAATTTAACTAGCTGGGAAACAACGTAAAGGCTAATATgtaaataatatgtatataaaagcAAGCATTTCCCTGGAAGCGAGGAAAGGGTAACAATCATTTCTTCCCTCAGCGACCGACACtgaatacataaatattatcatgGAGTTTGTATTGTCCAGGCTAATCTACAGAAAATGCGGCCATCACATACTTCTTTTCTTGACGCTGAAAATGCCAACCACAATATTCAGATGCTCTCCATTTAATATGTTGTCTTTCAAGCCAAGCCAAGATCAAACTATATGGCATACACTATCTCCCCACTGCTATCTATATCAAGCTCAGATTCAGCATCAGATTCAGATTCTAAGTCATAAATTTGCTCCCCCATTAACTGGTCAAAAGTATAGGTCCCAGCTGCTGGTACCGTAGCTTCTGAAATTATCTGCATGATCGTATCAACGCTCTGCATGGGTTGGTCTGGCTCTTCAAATTGATTACTCATTATCCTCTCATCCATTAGGTCCGCAGGGAGATTCTTCAGAAACCATTCATGGTTCCAGATTTCAGACATGGTGATTCTCTGTCACGTAAATATCCAAAGACATGAGATTCAAACAAATGATTTAGATTGAAGATAAATTCCTATTGTTTACAGTCAGCACAACCAACTAAGTCAAAACACATTCAACATTTTGCCTGTTCTCTATGATCACATTTAATGCTTCATAGCCCACAACATATTCCTATATTATGATAGACGTAAAACATCGCATGACcaatgcaaaatgaaaaaagtaataCATTGGAATAAATTGAGTAAAACTTCATAGGAGAAGAAAAATGCCCGTCAATTTCGTCAAAAACATTCAAATGCTAAAAATCCTTTCAAAGTGACACAGGTGATACTGTTTGAGCTCACTCGTAATAGTGTGACAATTAatctaaagaataaaattatctaCGTTTGTGTATTGTCCAATTTATTTATTGCAATAGCAGGTCAGTTGTTTGAAATAGAAAATACCTCTGCTGGgtcaaaaacaaaaatcctTGAAATAAGGTGGCGACACTCTTGAGATATTTGAACACAGTCAGGAATGGCATATTGGACACTAAGAATTCTCTGCAAAGCAGACAGCAATCACAAGTTGCTCTCAAGCAATCAGAAAATGAGCGCACATCTGAAGATATTATATACCTGAATTGTCTTCCGAAAGTCCTTTGGTTCATTAGGATCTTCAAAAGGATATGCTCCCACTAGCATCACATATAGGGTCACTCCACATGACCAGACATCTGCAAGCTAATTATAAATGCAAGAGAACATAACACAAGCAATCCATTCAGATACTATTCCAGATGAAAACTAGTAAAGTTAAAACAAATTCTTTGATGTTTAAAGCAATTTCATACTTGCACTACTCTAATGATATTGAAAAGTAAAGAAAGGGGTGCATTGAAAGGATTAAGACAAAACAGGTCCTGAAGGAGGGAACTTCTCTGGTACCATTGTGAGGAAGATGAAACCGAGAAGGAATATAATGAATTCTGTGTTTTGTATGCACATGagtattcttatttataatgaagaagATACAATAATAAGTAACAAAATCAACATTTAATAATGGAAAATATTTGGTAACACATTTCCCTATCAAATCATATCTCTAACACAATCAAATCATATCTCTAACAGGGTGGATCAATCATTAGAAGACGGTGAGTTAGTACAATTGTTAAGATGTGGATATTGCAGAGAAAAACACCTAAAACCAAACTTGAAGGTGAAGCTACACTTGTGTAAGTTTAAACtcaatgtttattaaaaaaaaatagtagtacAAATGAAATAAGGGAGGGCGACGTTAGGTGGTAATGATCTCAactagatttgaaatttaattcaGAACTTTATATTTCTCATTGCTGtactgaaaaaacaaaaaatagaatcCGTTTTTAATTGGAGATAAATAGAAGGGAGGAGAGGAGAGGGAACAATGAGGGGGCAAAATCCCCTCCCTCCACTTTGTGCCTTAGAAATAAAAAGTTCATTAAGTTCTTAGTACAAAAAGACATGAATGAAAATTACATCCTATTCTCTTAATAGTAGACAAACAGGGTAATGCTGTGAACTGTAAATTGTCACTAAGAAACTACGAAGTACAGATTGGACAAGAGATGCAAGGATACAACAAATTTAGCAATAATAGGAAATAATTCAAACACAAATCTTAAATTTAGAGTAAACCGATATATTCTAAATATCAGCATGAGTCATTGtagacataaaaaaatataacttatctGATTATTatgatgtataaaaattttaaaagtgacAATTAGCAAAATGCTAGGAAATGATAAAGGTACTTTTAAGTATATGAGATGTGTTTGACATTTACATGACTATAATGTTGAAGTGTCTGCGTTTCATTTGCTAAGTTAAGATTTTCAGGTAGTGCCACAAAGTCCCAAATTAGGTGAGAAACATAAACCAAAAAACTAGAACGACCTTTATTTGGAGTGCAGACCAAAATGACAATTGGGTTGGGTGAAAAAACTAGACAATATCATTGCTTTACAAGAATTACCCAGCTCATAAAAGATGACAAGTTAACAACAAAATGCTCATTTGATTGTGACAGTAATGGATCTATGCAAAAAAGAGAAATACCatgaaataaaaagtaaatgcTCTACCTTTCCATCATACTCTTTTTTCAGCAATACTTCTGGAGCAATATATGCAGGAGTTCCCACAGTTGACTTCGGTTGTGAATGTAGCACTGAAGACTGTATATCACACCATTGATCAGATTTATGAGATATGACAGTCATGATGTTCAGGGACTTACAAGTCAGAAGGAAATTGAAACAACGAAATAAAAGAATGACAGCAAAATTTCACGAAACATAGCTTGAATTTTAATCCAATTCACTCTAGAACACAAGACAGAGATACAAGTTAACAAGAAACAATAGCAAAAACCTGCAATGGCCAACTAATCCGTTTTCTCAAGAACCTCAGGAAACACTCTAGTGTTGTGACAAGCTTACAGGCTCATAATTTTAACAATCCAAACTCTAGCTCATGGGAATCCAGAATGGCCAACAAGCTTAACTTAAGAATTTGGTTTATTAAAATTCACCGCCAGCAATCAAGTAGAAATGTGTCTTTTCCAATGTCCCAGATTACTGAAATAATCTGAGTCATTCATTTCATCATCACAGTCTAAATCTGAAGAACAGAAGTGACTAAGAAAAATGACATACACACCCACACGCGCAGAAAGTAATTGGAGTTAAATATTATTCAACCTAACAACTCCCAGTAAAATATAAACAGCATGGAACTCACAACTGAAAAGCTAGTGAGAAAACGAAAATCTTACCTTGGAGTACCCAAAATCACATATCTTCAAACGAGGTGCCGGGCTTCCATCCAGCAAAGTGTTTTCCAGCTTTAAGTCCCGATGACATACTTGCTTTACGAACAGACATATTACAGAGAAGACTTATATATCAGACACTATGTATATATCAGACTTATATATTAGACACTATGTTCAGAAGATTGATACATTACCTATACTACATTTCAGTCAAGTGTAAACACAATTTAGATTGAACAGTGCAGAAGGGAAAATTGTTCACTTACCATAGCATGGCAATAACTAACTCCGGATATGAGTTGCTGAAAGAAGAATCGAGCCTGAATCATAACAAAGGGTTAGAAACTTACATAAGCACCGTACTTGAAGTACAAATTGGTAATGATCAAGTGAAGaataagtaaacaaaataaacaagaaCCTCGTCCTCAGTAAAACGCCCAGCATTGCAGATTCTCTCAAAGAGCTCGCCTCCAGAGGCATATTCCATTACAATCGCCAGATGAGTAGGTGTTAAAATAACCTGTGagaaattgtataaaatattacaaataaatgattGTTCCTCCTGTGAACAATAACAACGGACAaagtaaaaatacataaatatc contains:
- the LOC114177180 gene encoding serine/threonine-protein kinase SAPK10-like isoform X2, yielding MDRAALTVGPGMDMPIMHDSDRYDLVRDIGSGNFGVARLMQDKQTKELVAVKYIERGDKIDENVKREIINHRSLRHPNIVRFKEVILTPTHLAIVMEYASGGELFERICNAGRFTEDEARFFFQQLISGVSYCHAMQVCHRDLKLENTLLDGSPAPRLKICDFGYSKSSVLHSQPKSTVGTPAYIAPEVLLKKEYDGKLADVWSCGVTLYVMLVGAYPFEDPNEPKDFRKTIQRITMSEIWNHEWFLKNLPADLMDERIMSNQFEEPDQPMQSVDTIMQIISEATVPAAGTYTFDQLMGEQIYDLESESDAESELDIDSSGEIVYAI
- the LOC114177180 gene encoding serine/threonine-protein kinase SAPK10-like isoform X1, which encodes MDRAALTVGPGMDMPIMHDSDRYDLVRDIGSGNFGVARLMQDKQTKELVAVKYIERGDKIDENVKREIINHRSLRHPNIVRFKEVILTPTHLAIVMEYASGGELFERICNAGRFTEDEARFFFQQLISGVSYCHAMQVCHRDLKLENTLLDGSPAPRLKICDFGYSKSSVLHSQPKSTVGTPAYIAPEVLLKKEYDGKLADVWSCGVTLYVMLVGAYPFEDPNEPKDFRKTIQRILSVQYAIPDCVQISQECRHLISRIFVFDPAERITMSEIWNHEWFLKNLPADLMDERIMSNQFEEPDQPMQSVDTIMQIISEATVPAAGTYTFDQLMGEQIYDLESESDAESELDIDSSGEIVYAI